One genomic segment of Natrononativus amylolyticus includes these proteins:
- a CDS encoding RidA family protein: MRKQIVTPEELAPPKGFNHGLTVENGELLFLAGQDASGPDGDIVAPGDLVSQFEQVMANLAAVVEEAGGSSADIVKLNVFVADRDAYRDNLEEIGEIFADYVEEYPAMALFEVSGFFKEDALIEMEGFAVIDPAGPDDDHDPGAL, from the coding sequence ATGCGCAAGCAGATCGTCACGCCGGAGGAACTCGCACCCCCGAAGGGGTTCAACCACGGCCTCACCGTCGAGAACGGCGAGTTGCTCTTTCTCGCCGGCCAGGACGCGTCGGGCCCCGACGGCGACATCGTCGCCCCGGGCGACCTCGTCAGCCAGTTCGAACAGGTGATGGCGAACCTCGCGGCGGTCGTCGAGGAGGCCGGCGGCTCGAGTGCGGACATCGTCAAGCTGAACGTCTTCGTCGCGGATCGCGATGCCTACCGCGACAACCTGGAGGAAATCGGTGAGATCTTCGCCGACTACGTCGAGGAGTACCCCGCGATGGCGCTGTTCGAGGTGAGCGGCTTCTTCAAGGAGGACGCGCTGATCGAGATGGAGGGCTTCGCCGTGATCGATCCGGCCGGGCCGGACGACGACCACGATCCCGGTGCGCTATGA
- a CDS encoding SDR family NAD(P)-dependent oxidoreductase — protein sequence MPVTDADLEGQVAVVTGGTRGIGLAISRTLAAAGADVVPVSRTEADVEAAVEDVREAGGESLVAPTDVTDADDVAALFERVVDELGGVDVLVNNAGINPLEGMGTPETVDPEAFERVVEVNLEGAFACTNAAGEYLLEGGGAVVNVASTAGLVGIKRQHGYVASKHGLVGLTKSAALDWAPDVRVNAVAPGYVDTELTEPVQENEELYERLLERTPAGRFADPEEVASAVAFLSSEMASFVTGECLVVDGGWTTQ from the coding sequence ATGCCAGTAACCGACGCCGACCTCGAGGGCCAGGTCGCCGTCGTCACCGGCGGCACCAGGGGAATCGGCCTCGCGATCTCCCGCACCCTCGCCGCCGCGGGGGCCGACGTGGTGCCGGTGTCGCGCACCGAGGCAGACGTCGAGGCGGCCGTCGAGGACGTCCGCGAGGCGGGCGGCGAGTCGCTGGTCGCGCCGACGGACGTGACGGACGCCGACGACGTGGCCGCCCTCTTCGAACGCGTCGTCGACGAGCTCGGCGGTGTCGACGTGCTCGTGAACAACGCGGGGATCAACCCGCTCGAGGGGATGGGCACCCCCGAGACCGTCGATCCCGAAGCGTTCGAGCGGGTCGTCGAGGTGAACCTCGAGGGGGCCTTCGCCTGCACGAACGCCGCGGGGGAGTACCTGCTCGAGGGCGGCGGTGCGGTCGTCAACGTCGCGAGCACGGCCGGCCTCGTGGGGATCAAGCGCCAGCACGGCTACGTCGCCTCGAAACACGGCCTCGTCGGGCTCACCAAGAGCGCCGCGCTCGACTGGGCCCCGGACGTCCGGGTCAACGCGGTCGCGCCGGGGTACGTCGACACGGAGCTGACCGAGCCAGTGCAGGAAAACGAGGAGCTGTACGAGCGGCTGCTCGAGCGCACGCCCGCCGGTCGGTTCGCCGATCCCGAGGAGGTGGCGAGCGCGGTGGCGTTTCTCTCGAGCGAGATGGCCTCGTTCGTCACGGGAGAGTGTCTGGTGGTCGACGGCGGGTGGACGACCCAGTGA
- a CDS encoding SPW repeat domain-containing protein, with translation MPSSVGTETETNRDTLNTDVMQWLSALVALVGLWLVASPFVFEATETAVWNNTMVGTAIFLLAGYNFYRLSKDQLASVGIASLAVLLGLWAVISPYVIEMGSDQLATSTLVAGLVIAAISAYNAYANGKADAPAHGRARA, from the coding sequence ATACCATCCAGTGTGGGCACTGAGACCGAGACCAATCGTGATACGCTGAACACGGACGTAATGCAGTGGCTGAGCGCGCTCGTCGCGCTGGTCGGGCTGTGGCTCGTCGCCTCGCCCTTCGTCTTCGAAGCGACGGAGACGGCCGTATGGAACAATACTATGGTCGGGACGGCGATCTTCCTGCTCGCCGGGTACAACTTCTACCGCCTCTCGAAAGATCAGCTGGCAAGCGTCGGTATCGCGTCGCTGGCCGTCCTGCTCGGGCTGTGGGCGGTCATCTCACCGTACGTCATCGAGATGGGCAGCGACCAACTGGCGACGAGTACCCTCGTCGCCGGGCTGGTTATTGCGGCGATTTCCGCCTATAACGCCTACGCGAACGGGAAGGCCGACGCGCCAGCCCACGGCCGTGCTCGTGCCTAA
- a CDS encoding enoyl-CoA hydratase/isomerase family protein, whose translation MVNAGFSIEDGIARIELQRPEALNAVDMPTKREIIDRVQAYKTDDDVRVVVFQSEGETFCAGGDVKEAREREYALEPFTESWNELFEAMMGLGKPTVARIDGYTLGGGFDLMLHTDIPIAAEDAQLGQPEVGLGIVNHFSPPMLQAKVGLTKTLDMMLTGETISGEEADRRGLVARSVPSEDLDDEVDAVAESLAAKSPRVLRKLKDGIYATAEMSPRAGRSYLEAVSLEAAREDPDYEEGVSAQLEDREPEWE comes from the coding sequence ATGGTCAACGCAGGGTTCTCGATCGAGGACGGGATCGCGCGGATCGAACTCCAGCGCCCGGAGGCGCTGAACGCGGTCGACATGCCGACCAAACGGGAGATCATCGACCGCGTGCAGGCGTACAAGACGGACGACGACGTCCGCGTCGTCGTCTTCCAGAGCGAAGGGGAAACGTTCTGTGCCGGCGGCGACGTCAAGGAGGCCAGGGAGCGGGAGTACGCCCTCGAGCCCTTCACCGAGAGCTGGAACGAGCTGTTCGAGGCGATGATGGGACTCGGCAAACCCACCGTCGCGCGGATCGACGGCTACACCCTCGGCGGCGGCTTCGACCTCATGCTTCACACGGACATCCCGATCGCCGCAGAAGACGCCCAGTTGGGCCAGCCCGAGGTGGGGCTGGGGATCGTGAACCACTTCTCGCCGCCGATGCTCCAGGCCAAGGTCGGCCTGACGAAGACGCTGGACATGATGCTGACGGGCGAAACGATCAGCGGCGAGGAGGCCGACCGGCGGGGTCTCGTCGCCCGCAGCGTGCCGAGTGAGGATCTGGACGACGAGGTCGACGCCGTGGCAGAATCGCTCGCCGCGAAGAGCCCGCGGGTGCTCCGCAAGCTCAAAGACGGCATCTACGCCACCGCGGAGATGTCGCCCCGCGCGGGGCGGTCGTACCTCGAGGCGGTGTCGCTCGAGGCTGCCCGTGAGGATCCCGACTACGAGGAGGGCGTCTCGGCCCAACTCGAGGACCGCGAGCCGGAGTGGGAGTGA
- a CDS encoding alpha/beta fold hydrolase, which translates to MAVYRSPAGRRALEEAYAAALETLEIDVDERYVETRHGETHVLLAGPENGAPVVVFHGGNATNPLTLEWYSGLADTRRLIAPDTIGQPGYSAEARVDPAGNGYGEWVVDLLEAFDLRSAPMIGTSYGGGIVLRAAAVAPKRVDRAALVVPAGFGTGPLASMLSVVVPAVLYRVLGSERLLDRTLAAMVTQPTPEPIVRETVAASLRHVSLEREFPSATADELREFTAPVALYVAEDDPFFPPETVAPRARSRLPGLTKEAVLAGEKHLLSPTARETVTASIASFFDE; encoded by the coding sequence ATGGCAGTCTATCGCTCACCGGCGGGGAGACGGGCGCTCGAGGAAGCCTACGCCGCCGCCCTCGAGACCCTCGAGATCGACGTCGACGAACGGTACGTCGAGACGCGCCACGGTGAGACCCACGTCCTCCTGGCGGGACCGGAGAACGGCGCGCCCGTCGTCGTCTTCCATGGCGGCAACGCCACGAACCCGCTGACGCTCGAGTGGTACAGCGGGCTCGCCGACACCCGCCGGCTGATCGCGCCGGATACGATCGGACAGCCGGGGTACAGCGCGGAGGCGCGGGTCGACCCCGCCGGCAACGGCTACGGCGAGTGGGTCGTCGACCTCCTCGAGGCGTTCGACCTCCGATCGGCCCCGATGATCGGCACGTCCTACGGCGGGGGCATCGTCCTCCGAGCGGCGGCGGTCGCACCGAAGCGAGTCGACCGCGCCGCGCTGGTCGTCCCGGCGGGGTTCGGAACCGGGCCGCTCGCGTCGATGCTGTCGGTCGTCGTCCCCGCGGTACTGTACCGGGTTCTCGGCTCCGAACGGCTGCTGGATCGCACGCTGGCGGCGATGGTCACGCAGCCGACCCCGGAGCCGATCGTTCGAGAGACGGTCGCCGCCTCGCTCCGGCACGTGAGCCTCGAGCGGGAGTTTCCGAGCGCAACCGCCGACGAACTCCGCGAGTTCACCGCACCGGTTGCGTTGTACGTCGCCGAGGACGATCCGTTCTTCCCGCCCGAGACGGTCGCCCCTCGCGCCCGCTCCCGGCTGCCCGGACTCACGAAGGAAGCGGTGTTGGCCGGGGAGAAGCATCTCCTCTCACCAACGGCTCGAGAAACAGTTACAGCGTCTATCGCCTCGTTCTTCGACGAGTGA
- a CDS encoding PQQ-dependent sugar dehydrogenase, protein MTPPSLDRRTFVRTGAAVGTLAAAGCLAGLTQEDDLEGAALETVAEGFDSPWGITFLPDGDGILLTELEGRLTLLDRGGEDVRQVDGVPEVYAEGQGGLLDVALHPEFDEEPWVYLTYAAANDEGESTTYVGRGRLDPGAPELAEFEELFVAEPFLDGDGHYGSRAVFGEDGSLYVTTGDRQRKDFGPDHLSQDLTNELGKTLRLEPDGSVPEDNPFVGEEDAQDAIYSYGHRNAQGMTVHPETGAIWQSEHGEEDGDELNVIEAGGNYGWPIAAYGCEYGTDDPVGEDPDELEETIPPVYYWECNTGGFPPAGMTFYDGDAFPDWAGDLFVGNLAGEYLGRFSVEGTEPGEIDVEEEEPLLEERGWRVRDVEVDPETGDLYVLVDDADAPLVRLVPE, encoded by the coding sequence ATGACACCTCCCTCCCTCGACCGACGAACGTTCGTCCGAACCGGTGCCGCCGTCGGCACCCTCGCAGCCGCCGGCTGTCTCGCAGGGCTGACCCAGGAGGACGACCTCGAGGGGGCCGCCCTCGAGACGGTCGCCGAGGGGTTCGACAGCCCCTGGGGGATCACGTTTCTCCCCGACGGGGACGGGATTTTGCTCACCGAACTCGAGGGACGGCTGACCCTGCTCGACCGCGGGGGAGAGGACGTCCGGCAGGTCGACGGCGTCCCCGAGGTGTACGCGGAGGGCCAGGGCGGCCTGCTCGACGTCGCCCTTCACCCCGAGTTCGACGAGGAGCCGTGGGTCTACCTGACCTACGCCGCCGCGAACGACGAGGGCGAGTCGACCACCTACGTCGGCAGGGGACGGCTCGATCCCGGGGCGCCGGAACTCGCGGAGTTCGAGGAGCTGTTCGTCGCCGAGCCGTTCCTGGACGGCGACGGCCACTACGGCTCGCGGGCGGTCTTCGGCGAGGACGGCTCCCTCTACGTGACGACCGGCGACCGCCAGCGCAAGGACTTCGGCCCGGACCACCTCTCGCAGGACCTGACGAACGAACTCGGCAAGACGTTGCGCCTCGAGCCCGACGGCTCGGTCCCGGAGGACAACCCGTTCGTCGGGGAGGAGGACGCCCAGGACGCGATCTACAGCTACGGCCACCGGAACGCCCAGGGGATGACGGTCCACCCGGAGACGGGGGCGATCTGGCAGTCAGAACACGGCGAGGAGGACGGCGACGAGCTCAACGTCATCGAGGCGGGGGGCAACTACGGCTGGCCGATCGCGGCCTACGGTTGTGAGTACGGCACCGACGACCCCGTCGGCGAGGATCCCGACGAACTCGAGGAGACGATCCCGCCGGTCTACTACTGGGAGTGCAACACCGGCGGGTTCCCGCCCGCGGGGATGACCTTCTACGACGGCGACGCCTTCCCCGACTGGGCGGGCGACCTGTTCGTCGGCAACCTCGCCGGGGAGTACCTCGGCCGGTTCAGCGTCGAGGGCACCGAGCCCGGAGAGATCGACGTCGAGGAAGAAGAGCCGCTGCTCGAAGAGCGCGGCTGGCGAGTTCGGGACGTCGAGGTCGACCCCGAAACGGGCGACCTCTACGTGCTGGTGGACGACGCCGACGCGCCGCTCGTGCGACTCGTGCCGGAGTAG
- a CDS encoding acyl-CoA synthetase, which produces MQDTVPTENLPDEDVQPTYFHAVPEVHYPERLNAAYEMVDRQVEAGRGEEPAVIADEETLTYEELRQRVNGVANALLELGADAGDRVFVRFPNRPEYVVTCLAVQKIGAITVPSMKLLRANEISYVVENSGASYAVVYDDLLDELEIAREEHGLDGLEEIVVVEDNGIDHDHHSYDDLLAGASTDLAEPDTHRDDLVMIAYTSGTTGKPKGTVHTHRQMMAITDTYARYCLEPEPSDVFTSNAPIAFTFGYGMLVAFPLRFGATTRIIQDPTPKKLLDAIQEDEVSILASIPTAYNQMLAEHEDLIAEYDLSSLRRAVSAGEPLPPSTYQDVVDSLGVEPLDGIGSTEMLHIFISHRHDDEIDPTATGFPVPGYECKVVDPDTYEELDRGEPGILLVRGPTGVTYWNRPEKQRENSHDGWSIPGDIFVHREDGRFEYKSRRDDLIITGGYNVPGPEVEDTLLEREEVYQTAVIGVPDDERGQLVKAFVVPEEGVDPGAELTEALQDHVKERIAPYKYPRAIEYVTDLPTTETGKIQRAKLRERERE; this is translated from the coding sequence ATGCAGGACACCGTTCCGACCGAGAACCTCCCCGACGAGGACGTACAGCCGACGTACTTTCACGCGGTTCCCGAGGTACACTACCCGGAACGGTTGAACGCGGCCTACGAGATGGTCGATCGGCAGGTCGAGGCCGGCCGGGGTGAGGAGCCGGCGGTGATTGCAGACGAGGAGACGCTGACGTACGAGGAGCTCCGCCAGCGGGTCAACGGGGTCGCCAACGCCCTCCTCGAGCTCGGCGCCGACGCCGGCGATCGGGTGTTCGTCCGGTTTCCCAATCGACCGGAGTACGTCGTCACCTGTCTCGCGGTCCAGAAGATCGGCGCGATCACCGTCCCGTCGATGAAGCTCCTGCGAGCGAACGAGATCAGCTACGTCGTCGAGAATTCGGGTGCCTCCTACGCCGTCGTCTACGACGACCTGCTCGACGAACTCGAGATCGCCCGCGAGGAACACGGCCTCGACGGGCTCGAGGAGATCGTCGTCGTCGAGGACAACGGGATCGACCACGACCACCACTCCTACGACGACCTGCTGGCGGGGGCGAGTACGGACCTCGCCGAGCCCGACACCCACCGCGACGATCTGGTGATGATCGCCTACACCAGTGGCACCACCGGGAAACCGAAGGGGACGGTCCACACACACCGCCAGATGATGGCGATCACGGACACCTACGCCCGCTACTGCCTTGAGCCCGAGCCCTCGGACGTGTTTACGAGCAACGCGCCGATCGCCTTCACGTTCGGCTACGGGATGCTGGTCGCCTTCCCGCTCCGGTTCGGCGCCACGACCCGGATCATCCAGGACCCCACCCCGAAGAAGCTGCTCGACGCGATCCAGGAGGACGAGGTGTCGATCCTGGCGTCGATCCCGACCGCGTACAACCAGATGCTCGCCGAGCACGAGGACCTGATCGCGGAGTACGACCTCTCCTCGCTGCGCCGGGCGGTGAGCGCGGGCGAGCCGCTCCCGCCGAGCACGTACCAGGACGTGGTCGACAGCCTGGGGGTCGAGCCGCTCGACGGCATCGGCTCGACGGAGATGCTCCACATCTTCATCAGCCACCGCCACGACGACGAGATCGACCCGACGGCGACCGGCTTCCCCGTCCCCGGCTACGAGTGCAAGGTCGTCGACCCCGACACCTACGAGGAACTCGACCGGGGCGAGCCCGGCATCCTTCTGGTGCGTGGCCCCACGGGCGTCACCTACTGGAACCGGCCCGAGAAGCAGCGCGAGAACAGCCACGACGGCTGGAGCATCCCCGGCGACATCTTCGTCCACCGCGAGGACGGTCGCTTCGAGTACAAGTCCCGCCGGGACGACCTGATCATCACCGGCGGCTACAACGTTCCGGGGCCAGAGGTCGAGGACACCCTGCTCGAGCGCGAGGAGGTGTACCAGACGGCCGTCATCGGCGTCCCCGACGACGAGCGAGGCCAGCTCGTCAAGGCGTTCGTCGTGCCCGAGGAGGGCGTCGATCCGGGCGCCGAGCTCACCGAGGCGCTCCAGGACCACGTCAAAGAGCGCATCGCCCCGTACAAGTACCCTCGCGCGATCGAGTACGTGACCGATCTCCCGACGACGGAGACGGGGAAGATCCAGCGGGCGAAGCTCCGCGAGCGCGAGCGGGAGTAG
- the trpB gene encoding tryptophan synthase subunit beta, whose translation MSHGDFEGYGGRHVPEPLEEPLEQLANAYDEIGKSDEFQAEFRDHLAEYAGRPTSLYHAKNLSEPYDAEIYLKREDLLHGGAHKINNCLGQALLAKKAGRERLIAETGAGQHGTATAMVGALFGLKTEIYMGKKDVERQKMNVFRMRLMGAEVNEVTRGGEGLADAVDAALEDLVENVEDTHYLVGSVVGPDPFPRMVRDFQSVIGEEAREQFIDRTGGLPDAAVACVGGGSNAMGLFHAFRDDEEVALYGAEGGGEGADSSRHAAPLAAGNDDVIHGMKTRVIDEDVEVHSVSAGLDYPGVGPEHAMFREIGRCEYTGVTDDEALAAFRKLSETEGIIPALESSHGVARGLQLADEGEHDTILVNLSGRGDKDMETAAELFSFE comes from the coding sequence ATGTCTCACGGCGACTTCGAAGGATACGGCGGGCGGCACGTACCGGAGCCACTCGAGGAACCGCTAGAGCAACTGGCGAACGCCTACGACGAGATCGGCAAGAGCGACGAGTTCCAGGCCGAGTTTCGCGACCACCTCGCGGAGTACGCCGGTCGACCGACTTCGCTGTACCACGCGAAGAACCTGAGCGAGCCCTACGACGCCGAAATCTACCTCAAGCGCGAGGACCTGCTCCACGGCGGCGCACACAAGATCAACAACTGCCTGGGCCAGGCCTTGCTCGCGAAGAAGGCCGGTCGAGAGCGACTGATCGCCGAGACCGGGGCCGGCCAGCACGGCACCGCGACCGCGATGGTCGGCGCGCTGTTCGGTCTCAAGACCGAGATCTACATGGGAAAGAAGGACGTCGAGCGCCAGAAGATGAACGTCTTCCGGATGCGCCTGATGGGCGCCGAGGTCAACGAGGTGACCCGCGGCGGCGAGGGGCTGGCCGACGCCGTCGACGCCGCCCTCGAGGACCTCGTCGAGAACGTCGAGGACACCCACTACCTCGTCGGGAGTGTCGTCGGCCCCGACCCGTTCCCGCGGATGGTCCGTGACTTCCAGTCCGTCATCGGCGAGGAGGCCCGCGAGCAGTTCATCGACCGAACCGGCGGATTGCCCGACGCGGCGGTCGCCTGTGTTGGCGGCGGCTCGAACGCGATGGGGCTCTTTCACGCCTTCCGCGACGACGAGGAGGTCGCCCTCTACGGGGCGGAAGGCGGCGGCGAGGGGGCGGACTCGAGTCGCCACGCCGCCCCGCTGGCAGCCGGCAACGACGACGTCATTCACGGAATGAAGACCCGCGTGATCGACGAAGACGTCGAGGTCCACTCCGTCTCCGCCGGACTCGACTACCCCGGCGTCGGCCCCGAGCACGCCATGTTCCGCGAGATCGGTCGCTGCGAGTACACCGGCGTCACCGACGACGAGGCGCTGGCGGCGTTCCGGAAGCTGAGCGAGACGGAGGGGATCATCCCGGCGCTCGAGTCGAGCCACGGCGTCGCCCGCGGGCTCCAGCTCGCAGATGAGGGAGAGCACGACACGATCCTCGTCAACCTCTCCGGTCGCGGCGACAAGGACATGGAGACCGCGGCGGAGCTGTTCTCCTTCGAGTAG
- a CDS encoding serpin family protein: MPSDRRTVLALTGALLAGAAGCLSDDPADDDTGSDDPGDDHADDDDSAAGSSDGNGFDGYDVPDFPQLELATDPEIDETALAEQVRGNLELSFDLLAQLREQEPDDNLFCSPYSVSVALAMTYAGARGDTAAEMADALRYELEGDDLHPAFGALEAEFARRNEDGEDVDDPTGEGHDGPAFQLSTANSTWGEEGVDFDEAFLELLEAYYGAGMRLVDFSGSPEEARERINEWVEERTNDRIEDLLPGGSIDASTRLVLTNAIYFEAMWKYPFSEEDTEPAPFTGLDGEETEVEMMHQSIEVPYAEIGGHQLVELPYANDDTSMVIVLPAAGEFDAFEAAFSVDRLATLLGETSRPEVELAMPTFDIESKFSLVETMRELGMERAFGDADFSGMTEGDNGLVISEIIHQSFVEVDELGTEAAAATAVVMEESAPPDRVELTVDRPFLFFVLDRPTETPLFAGRVVDGETLQEE; encoded by the coding sequence ATGCCCTCCGACAGACGAACCGTGCTCGCGCTGACCGGCGCGCTCCTCGCTGGCGCAGCCGGCTGTCTCAGTGACGACCCCGCGGACGACGATACCGGCTCTGACGACCCCGGTGACGACCACGCCGATGACGACGACTCCGCAGCCGGCTCGAGCGACGGAAACGGCTTCGACGGGTACGACGTCCCCGACTTCCCCCAGCTCGAGCTCGCCACCGATCCCGAAATCGACGAGACCGCCCTGGCCGAGCAGGTGCGAGGCAACCTCGAGCTCTCCTTCGACCTGCTCGCGCAGCTACGCGAACAGGAGCCCGACGACAACCTCTTTTGCTCGCCGTACAGCGTCTCGGTCGCGCTGGCGATGACCTACGCGGGCGCCCGCGGCGACACCGCCGCGGAGATGGCCGACGCGCTCCGGTACGAACTCGAGGGCGACGACCTCCACCCCGCCTTCGGCGCGCTCGAGGCCGAGTTCGCCCGGCGTAACGAAGACGGCGAGGACGTCGACGACCCGACCGGCGAGGGCCACGACGGCCCCGCCTTCCAGCTCTCGACGGCCAACTCGACGTGGGGCGAGGAGGGGGTCGATTTCGACGAGGCATTTCTGGAGCTACTCGAGGCCTACTACGGCGCCGGGATGCGACTCGTCGACTTTTCGGGCTCGCCCGAGGAGGCCCGCGAGCGGATCAACGAGTGGGTCGAAGAGCGGACGAACGACCGGATCGAGGACCTCCTTCCCGGGGGGTCGATCGACGCCTCCACGAGACTCGTGCTGACGAACGCGATCTACTTCGAGGCGATGTGGAAGTACCCGTTTTCCGAGGAGGATACGGAGCCGGCGCCGTTCACTGGCCTCGATGGCGAGGAAACCGAGGTCGAGATGATGCACCAGTCGATCGAGGTACCGTACGCCGAGATCGGCGGTCACCAGCTGGTCGAACTGCCCTACGCGAACGACGACACGAGCATGGTGATCGTCCTCCCCGCAGCGGGCGAGTTCGACGCGTTCGAAGCGGCGTTCTCGGTCGACCGGCTCGCGACGCTGCTCGGCGAAACCTCCCGCCCGGAGGTGGAGCTCGCGATGCCGACGTTCGACATCGAGTCGAAGTTCAGCCTGGTCGAAACGATGCGAGAACTCGGGATGGAGCGGGCGTTCGGCGACGCGGATTTCTCGGGAATGACCGAGGGCGATAACGGGCTCGTCATCTCCGAGATTATCCACCAGAGCTTCGTCGAGGTCGACGAACTGGGGACGGAGGCCGCGGCGGCGACCGCCGTGGTGATGGAAGAGAGCGCGCCGCCGGATCGCGTCGAACTCACCGTCGATCGCCCGTTCCTCTTTTTCGTCCTGGATCGGCCGACGGAGACGCCGCTGTTCGCCGGACGCGTCGTCGACGGGGAAACGCTGCAGGAGGAGTAA